The Silene latifolia isolate original U9 population unplaced genomic scaffold, ASM4854445v1 scaffold_516, whole genome shotgun sequence sequence CTCCTAATCATTGTTACCAAGACTGAAATCAATAGTTAAACCTAACTTCCGCTGCAGACACAATGTACAAGGGATATCACAGGAGTAGATGTGTACTAGCGTGCATAGTATTTGAACAAAATGGAAATCATCCTTTCTTTCATACTTCTGATTCAACCAGTTTGGTTTTTAAATTTGTTTTCTTAAAATTAAGAAGCGCAACTTAATCCAAATTTGTATTCCTAACATTATCTGCAGCTCTAGTTCAACATTACAACACTGAACTATACCAAATGATCTGAGAGCCGTTTCACTCTAAATGATAATATTATATGATGCATTTTTTCCtttgtcctaaaatgttttagattatACGGAGTTTGGGTGTATGACTTTATATGATTTTTTTCACCTTGGATAACCTTTATTGAGTGAGATCCAGTAATAATCTGATGAGAATTAGGAGCTTACATTTCTAGCTTAACGGTCATTTCTAGGCACTCACCATTTTCAGCAAGTAGATCTCAACACGGATACTCTACCACCATACACTTAATATCTCAAAAATTGTCAAAGCAAGATATTAGGAAGCCGTGCAAATTAgagacaaacaaaacaaaacaaaacaataaaattTATACTAGttcttagtcatttgtttacctttaattaaaatattacgATTGATCTAGAGGGAGTAGTTGTAACTGTTAGGATAGTCTcatgtaaaataaaataaaaaccgtCACATACAACAAGACTTACTAAAAAGAAAAGCGGAAACCGACCTGCGGAATTGAACAGCCATATTACCGGCCTTCCAAAGAGCGATCTTCTCAAAAGCTTCAATGGGCAATACAAAATGCTTATTAGGCGAATTACACTTTCCCCCTTCATCCGCACTAAACCCTAAATTGGGTGCGCAGTAATTAGTAGCAGTAACAATAATTGAAGTCCCAGGAATGCAATTGCGGAGATCCTCAACACACCTGAGCTCAAAACAAGCCCCACAAGTCTGACCCTTATCGAACAACGCCGCGCTGAGTCCCGCAGTGGCCTTGCCGTATCCGGCAGCGTCGAGATCCCCATAGCCGCACGCGCCGCCTACTGTGTCACGCGGGTCTGCGGTGGCGTAGTAAGTGGCGCGTGCGGTGTCCCATTGGGTTGTGGAGGTCGAGGGTGGTGGGTTGTAGTGTGAGTAGGAGAGTGTGATTAGTAAGCTTGTGAGAGTGAAGAGTTGGAGTAAGAGAATGTCAAATTTGTTTGA is a genomic window containing:
- the LOC141639670 gene encoding expansin-A13, whose translation is MQSNKFDILLLQLFTLTSLLITLSYSHYNPPPSTSTTQWDTARATYYATADPRDTVGGACGYGDLDAAGYGKATAGLSAALFDKGQTCGACFELRCVEDLRNCIPGTSIIVTATNYCAPNLGFSADEGGKCNSPNKHFVLPIEAFEKIALWKAGNMAVQFRRIKCRKEGGIRFAIDGSGAFISVLISNVAGAGDMIGVKIKGSLTGWLPMSRSWGQNWIINAELKKQPLSFEVTTSDRATLISYNVAPKTWDFGQSFEGKQFD